A window of the Bacteroidota bacterium genome harbors these coding sequences:
- a CDS encoding T9SS type A sorting domain-containing protein, translating to MKKIYVLFFPTLFCSVLQAQVISFQRTFGGTRADYAVWGQQTSEGGFIVAGSTNGTNTFGFGSMDVCLVKTDSSGIVQWEKIYGGTNDEHAGFVQQTKDGGFVITGYTSSFGDSIDVYLLKTDSDGNLFWSKTFGGTGAEYASSVQQTSDGGFIIAGSTSGFGAGANDVYLVKTDSNGFQQWMKAYGGTANDYASFAQQTNDGGFIVAGFTYSFSQGYDDVYILKTSSNGTLQWSKTFGSSGYDEGYSIQPTNDGGFIIGGMTTSFGAGYADMYILKTTSTGNLQWSKTFGGIQSEDASWTQQTNDGGFIIGGSTTSFGAGYHDIYLVKTASDGSLQWSKTFGTNDDDVGSVDGQTNDGGFFISGGTWFYTAQNEDLYLVRTDANGNTGCNQTNPSTLTGVPSTIVANAGTLVTPGGIGGIPATQTDSGGATEKTFCYTGVDEIEKEDVINIYPNPTSGIFTIQIGSQQSAVGNEYKTEIYNVFGEKVTQSVIPNAVRNLTIDISNQPQGIYFLQVKTAEGTAVKKIIVQL from the coding sequence ATGAAGAAGATTTACGTTTTATTTTTTCCTACTCTTTTTTGCTCCGTGCTGCAGGCGCAGGTAATTTCTTTTCAACGAACATTCGGAGGAACGAGAGCAGATTATGCAGTGTGGGGACAGCAAACCAGTGAAGGAGGTTTTATTGTTGCCGGAAGTACCAACGGCACAAATACTTTTGGATTCGGAAGCATGGATGTATGCCTTGTAAAAACCGATTCAAGCGGCATTGTGCAATGGGAAAAAATTTACGGAGGAACAAATGATGAACATGCTGGCTTTGTTCAGCAAACAAAAGACGGAGGATTTGTGATTACCGGTTATACTTCCAGTTTTGGAGACAGCATTGATGTTTATCTTCTCAAAACCGATTCGGATGGAAATTTATTCTGGTCAAAAACTTTTGGAGGCACGGGCGCTGAATATGCAAGTTCGGTTCAGCAAACTTCTGACGGAGGATTTATTATTGCCGGTTCTACTTCCGGTTTCGGAGCGGGCGCCAATGATGTTTACCTGGTGAAGACCGATTCCAACGGATTCCAGCAATGGATGAAAGCGTATGGAGGAACAGCCAATGATTACGCAAGTTTCGCGCAGCAAACCAATGACGGGGGATTTATTGTTGCCGGTTTCACCTATAGTTTCAGCCAGGGATATGACGATGTTTATATACTGAAAACATCTTCCAATGGCACGCTGCAATGGTCAAAGACATTTGGAAGCAGCGGCTACGATGAAGGTTATTCCATTCAGCCAACCAATGACGGTGGATTTATTATTGGCGGAATGACTACAAGTTTTGGAGCGGGCTATGCAGATATGTATATACTGAAGACAACTTCAACCGGAAATCTGCAATGGTCAAAAACTTTTGGAGGCATTCAGTCAGAGGATGCAAGTTGGACACAACAAACCAATGACGGAGGATTTATCATTGGGGGATCGACTACAAGTTTTGGAGCGGGCTATCATGATATTTATTTGGTGAAGACCGCTTCTGACGGAAGTTTGCAATGGTCAAAGACCTTTGGCACGAACGATGATGATGTGGGAAGTGTTGATGGCCAGACAAACGATGGAGGATTTTTTATTTCAGGCGGAACATGGTTTTACACAGCGCAGAATGAAGATTTATATTTAGTGCGGACAGATGCAAACGGAAACACCGGATGTAATCAAACAAATCCTTCTACCCTGACAGGCGTTCCTTCCACCATAGTTGCAAATGCAGGCACGCTGGTTACACCTGGAGGAATTGGCGGAATTCCTGCCACCCAAACCGACAGTGGAGGAGCAACAGAAAAAACTTTTTGCTATACGGGAGTAGATGAAATTGAAAAGGAAGATGTAATAAACATTTATCCGAATCCAACATCCGGCATCTTTACAATACAAATAGGCAGTCAGCAGTCGGCAGTCGGCAATGAATACAAAACAGAAATTTATAATGTGTTTGGAGAAAAAGTGACACAAAGTGTCATTCCGAACGCAGTGAGGAATCTCACCATTGACATTTCCAATCAGCCCCAAGGAATTTATTTTCTGCAAGTAAAAACCGCAGAAGGAACTGCGGTGAAGAAAATTATTGTGCAGCTGTAA
- a CDS encoding DUF433 domain-containing protein: MKMLNKYITTHPEVLSGTPVFKGTRVPVKNLFDYIETGETIATFLADFPSVKKEQAMAVLEEAEKYLTHAA; encoded by the coding sequence ATGAAAATGCTCAATAAATATATAACCACTCATCCCGAAGTATTAAGCGGGACCCCTGTTTTCAAAGGCACGCGTGTTCCCGTCAAAAACCTTTTCGATTATATTGAAACCGGAGAAACCATTGCAACATTTCTTGCTGATTTTCCTTCTGTAAAAAAAGAGCAGGCAATGGCAGTGCTTGAAGAAGCGGAAAAGTATTTAACGCATGCTGCATGA